Within Deinococcus planocerae, the genomic segment AATCCACGCGCGGTATGGATGGCCGAGGAGTGGTCCGCAGGGGCTTGTTGCGGGTGAGCCAGTTGCGGTCGTGGCGGTAGAGCCAGATATACACGCCGGGAATCAGACGCCTCAGTCCACTTGTGGACGCCTCCGGCTTCTCTTCCCTCTGCTGCTGCCAGGCGGCCCGGCACTCTTCCCGGCGCCAGTTCCAAGCGGTGGTGCCGGGGACATCGATCTTCTCCCTGGGGGGCTTCGCACCTCGGGAGCCGGGTCGCTGCGGTGGCAGGCCCAGGCGTGCCGCCTGTTGACGGACCGTCCCGGGGTCGAAGCCGAGCCGCCGGGACAGCTCACGCAGCGAGAGGGCCGGGTCAAGCCAGAACTTCCGCAAGGCGAACTCCCACACGGGGCCGTAGGCCGCCACACGGTCGAGGCGCCGGGCATCTTGGGGGGTCCGGTCCGGGCCTACTCGGCGGTACGCGAACCCACACGAGCACGTGAAGGTCCCGATAGGCTCACGCGCATTGCAGGTGTAGTTCACCTGAACACGTTCAATGCGCGGCTCTCCGTGGTGTGCGCTGGCAGCATTGAGGCAAGGCCAGGGGCCCGAGCCGAAGGGCGGAGGGGTTGTGCCGAGCCTCTCGCGGTGGAGCCCCAGGAAAGCCTGCATAAGCAGGTGGTGCAGGGTGTGCGCGGCCACACGAGGTTTACGCAGCAGGCGTAGCCACCAGCCATCGTCCTCGGGGGGAAGCCCTATCCGTTCCATAACCTCCGCGGGAAAAACGGTTCGCAGGGCAGCGCGCACCTCCTCAATGTGCGCCTGTCCGCTGAAGGTGGCAAGTTGACGCTCCGCAAGTGCGGCGAGGTAACCATCTCGCAAGGCGGAGGGCAGGACAGCAGGGGGCGGCCCAACCATCACGCCGAGGGCCCGCCGGGCGAGGTCGAGCAGCACGTCCCGCTCACACCCCTCGGGGACCTGACGTGCGAACAGGTTCTGAGGGATGACCGTTTCTGCCGGGATGAACACGTGACGGGTAACTGGAGCGGGCAGGACCACCTCACTCTCTTCCAGCCACACGGCGTGCCGCTCACAGACGAGAACACCGGGGAGCTGATGTGCGCGGTGCCAGTACGCTTCACCATGTCGGGTCCGTTCCTCGGTGACACAGGATGGACAGAAACGCAGGGCCCTCGCCGCGGCTACGCGGCTCGCCATCAAACCGAGCCGCCAGTGCGGATGCCCGTCCCCACGCATGGCGGCGCGAACCTCCTCACGCCGCTCAGGGAGATGAAAAGCGGCGAAGTACGGCAGCAGCGTATGCTGGTCTATCAACTCTTCCACCCCCGGCCCGCCGATGTCGGCGAGTTGCCCGGCGAGGTGGCCGAGGTGCGTCGGGAGGTCCATGACGGCGGTGATTGTCTCTCGCCCGAACAGGTGCCACAGGGTGGTCTTGAGGTTGCCGTACCCCATCAGGCGCGCATAACGCGCGCAGAGGCTGTACAGCAGCTCGTCCTCATAGGGGGAGGGAAAAAGGGCGACCACGCCGCCCTCAGAAGCCGAACTCGGTGGGCGAGCAGATGTAACCGGCATCACGCAACCCCTGCATCCCACTCAAGCCACGGGTCAGAGCGTCCTTCACAAGCGGGGGCAGGAGCGGCGTCACGGCAGCGTGTTCCGGTTGACCGAGTTGACTCAAGGGGCCTTCGGGAGGAGAGACCGGTGGAGGTACATCGCCCTGAGCGTGAACAGGCCGGGGAGTGTTCTTCTCCCGGAGGCGCTCTAAATCAAACTTCACGTCGTCCACCTGCGCCAGCACCTTGGGATCGTTGTTCTTGATGCCCTGAAGAATAATCCTCGCCTTACCGAAGGCATCTTTGGCAACTTGATGAATAAGTTCGGGGGTCAGTTGTTCCAGCCCGGAGTTGATGGCACGCTCCTGGGCGATCATGAACATCTTGACGGCGAAGTCAGCGATCCCCTGCGACTCGTCGTACAGCATCTCGCTCAGATCGCGCGGCACCTGCTTGACTGTCTTCCCCTCCTTGTCGGTGGTCTCGGCCATCCGGGACGGGTGCTTGACAAATTGGTAACGCCACATGGAGGACAGAAACCTGTCCCACTCCCCGTCCTGCGCCATACGGGCCCAATGACCCTCACCCTGCCCGGCATTGCGGCGCATCTGCCAGAAGGCCGAGTTGAGGACTTCATCGGCCCGCGGTGTTCCAATCAACACGACGGGAAGTTTGATTGTATTGACCAGTTCGGTGAACCATTGCAACATCTGCTCACGGCCACCACTTTTCTGCTTGCTGAGGAATTGAATTTCATCGATAATTAGTAAACCAATGGAGTGCAGGGCCGCAACCTTCGCCATATCGGGCAACATTTCGGTGGCAGTCCGTTGCCTGGTGCCCTTAAAGCCATAATCCTTATGATACTTTGTGCTTCCAATCAGTTCATCCACGGCCTTGAAGAAATTCAGGCACAGGGATTTCAAGGTGCCGTCGTTGGGGCAATCGAGTCTAAGAAAGACAATCTGCGTCCGCATTAGGTGATGCGGACGCCCGAGGCTATCCGTATAGGTGCGGTGGATTAGCACCTTGGGGTAGGTACGTAGCACATTTTTTACAGCTACCGTCTTCCCAGTGCCGCCGAGGCCGATTAGAGCGAAGCCCAAAGCAGATGGAGGTTCATACTGCTCAATTCCATATTTGAGCTTCTGGGCGATGTGTTCCACCTGCTGATGTAGGCGGCTCCACCCAAGATCGTGAATAGGGTTGCGAGGAATATAACCGTCGCGGATGATTCTTGCCAGCCGTTGGTGGAGCAGAAGGTGCTTTTCCATCGGTACAAAGAACTGCAAAGTTCTCTGGATATACATCAACCGCAGATGCTTGGGATGGTGCGTCATCTCCCTATCATGTGGAGGGAAGAAGCGGACCCCTTTCGAGAACTCGCCGTCCGTCATCAAGGGAGGAAGGGCCTCAATCAAGGGGTTGTCGAGCCAGGTATCGCTCTCAGCGGTCGAGTAGCTGGCCCTGTACACGCGGCGTGCTCCATCCACGGGTGGCGGTGAAAACGCTTCAATCGTCATTCAGTCCTCCCAATCGTCCACGAGGGCATCCAGCTCTGCCGAGACGGACGGGTCAAACAGAGGGATAGTTGTGGGACGGTTCGGTCCCTTAGACGGCGGTTTGAGTGGCGACTCGGGCGAGGCCTGACCCGCACCCTCCCGCTCGAAGAGTTTCTCGACCTGACGGTTTCCCTGAATGCCACGTACGCGCTGTGCGTTCGACTCGGTGGACGGTATGGACGCGCTTTGAACTTTGGCTTCGTCCATCACCTGCTGGATTTGAACGTCGATCCGCGCCCGGGTCTGCTGGCGGTGGCCCTGGTCACGCCGCCGGTACAGCTCGTCGAGGGCATACTCCAATTCCAGCTCGGGCCAAGGAACACCGCCAG encodes:
- a CDS encoding TnsD family Tn7-like transposition protein, with the protein product MVALFPSPYEDELLYSLCARYARLMGYGNLKTTLWHLFGRETITAVMDLPTHLGHLAGQLADIGGPGVEELIDQHTLLPYFAAFHLPERREEVRAAMRGDGHPHWRLGLMASRVAAARALRFCPSCVTEERTRHGEAYWHRAHQLPGVLVCERHAVWLEESEVVLPAPVTRHVFIPAETVIPQNLFARQVPEGCERDVLLDLARRALGVMVGPPPAVLPSALRDGYLAALAERQLATFSGQAHIEEVRAALRTVFPAEVMERIGLPPEDDGWWLRLLRKPRVAAHTLHHLLMQAFLGLHRERLGTTPPPFGSGPWPCLNAASAHHGEPRIERVQVNYTCNAREPIGTFTCSCGFAYRRVGPDRTPQDARRLDRVAAYGPVWEFALRKFWLDPALSLRELSRRLGFDPGTVRQQAARLGLPPQRPGSRGAKPPREKIDVPGTTAWNWRREECRAAWQQQREEKPEASTSGLRRLIPGVYIWLYRHDRNWLTRNKPLRTTPRPSIPRVDWGRRDTRLARELRRAAQDLLRLERPIRVTPGRLGREVGQAALLEQHLGRLPRCARVLAEVSETREAFAVRRIRRAAAGLQQMGGRIPRWHFARLCGLRPELLAVPEVAQAFEQAWAALLTRFEVPAA
- a CDS encoding ATP-binding protein: MTIEAFSPPPVDGARRVYRASYSTAESDTWLDNPLIEALPPLMTDGEFSKGVRFFPPHDREMTHHPKHLRLMYIQRTLQFFVPMEKHLLLHQRLARIIRDGYIPRNPIHDLGWSRLHQQVEHIAQKLKYGIEQYEPPSALGFALIGLGGTGKTVAVKNVLRTYPKVLIHRTYTDSLGRPHHLMRTQIVFLRLDCPNDGTLKSLCLNFFKAVDELIGSTKYHKDYGFKGTRQRTATEMLPDMAKVAALHSIGLLIIDEIQFLSKQKSGGREQMLQWFTELVNTIKLPVVLIGTPRADEVLNSAFWQMRRNAGQGEGHWARMAQDGEWDRFLSSMWRYQFVKHPSRMAETTDKEGKTVKQVPRDLSEMLYDESQGIADFAVKMFMIAQERAINSGLEQLTPELIHQVAKDAFGKARIILQGIKNNDPKVLAQVDDVKFDLERLREKNTPRPVHAQGDVPPPVSPPEGPLSQLGQPEHAAVTPLLPPLVKDALTRGLSGMQGLRDAGYICSPTEFGF